TCAAATCGGTGCGGTTGACGCTCGACATCATCGGAGACTCGCATCGCATCCACTAGTCCGAGTGATGGCCACATCGGCGCATTGCAGCCGAGTAGCCACGCATCGCCTGCGCCTTTTGCTATCGCTTCCATTCCCATTCGGTAAGATTGAACACCCGTAACACCCAGTTGATGGCGAACACCCTTTAAGGTGCCCCAATAATTGGCGTCCAATTTAAATAACTCGACGCCCCAATCTTCTCTCATGGTTTTTACCACGTGAGTAAGGTGAGCTTGTACTTCAGGATGAGACGTATCCAAAATATACCAAGGTGTGCAGCGCCAACCTCCGTAGGTGATATCTTCAGCTTTGAGAAGTGAGCCGTCAGCGTGTTTTACAAACCAGTCGGGGTGCTGCTTAAAGACTTCTGACTCTGGTTGAGCAATAAACGGTGCCATCCAAATGGCGGGCTTTTTTCCTTTATCTTTGATGGTTTGGATAAGCTCTTTGACGCCACCAGAAAATTTGTCAGAAGGGGAGAGCCAATCACCCATGAAGGCTTGATAGCCATCATCAAGCAAGACCAATTCTAGATCGTCAAGCGTCTCTTGCATCTGGTCTACGTTGAGCTTGATATTGTCTTCGGTGACATCGGCGTAGTAGGCGTACCAAGAGCACCAACCGATTGGCGCACTCTGCTTCACGCCGGAACGCAGCCCGTGACGCTGTTTGATAAGTGTTGAGTATTCAGCATAGAGTGCAGACAGTGACTCACCGTGAAGCGCACAAAAGCTTTCGAGTTGGTTAGTGTCCCAGTTTCCTGGTTGGCTGTTTTCACCATCAAGATAAACGTCAATATCAAACCCGGTTGAGATTGAGGATATTTCGAAGTATCCCGCGAAACGATGGCATGAAGTAAAGCCAAATAGATGGTAGCCATCTGCCTGCTCGAATACCAAGTAATTGTAGAAACGCTTCGCGGCGTCATTCGGGTAGATGCGATAGCTTTCGTTGTTATCTGGGCAGCGTCCGATATCGATAAGCTGGTCAAAGGTACCGCCCGTTTGGGCTAGCATTTGGAAGCCATCGCCAAGTAATTTGGCGTGATGTTCACAGGCTAAAAAAGTGCGGGCGACTAAATAGGACTCTGGAATCGCTTCATTGTGAATGCCTTGAAACTCGAGTTCGACTTCGTTACGTACAAGGGTATGGGATACATTAGGCTGAAGTAAATCTAGGTTACAGCCATTCTCTAACATCACAGATTGAATCATGGTTTACTCTACAATCGAAAACACATAGCGTGTTATTCGAATTACAGCATGGAGATTGGGAGCTGTCTATTTTATCAATAGTATCAAGATCACGATGTGAGATTTTTTGTGACTAGATAGGGATGTGTTGATTAAGCCTAACGGCAAGTCGTCGTCAATAAATCAAAGTCACAATTAAGCATAATGCTCAATTTGTTTCATGGTTTTTAGGAGTAACCCTAATTAAATCATGTGTATGGGTGATAGGATTTCTCTTTATATTTGTTTAACTGTTCTATAAGAGGTCCTTGATATGCAATTTAGTCTAAAGAGAAAAATGGTTTTCTCTGTAGTTTTGGCGATTGCTGTTACATCTGCCATTCTCCTTTTCATGGGTTATAAGACCTTTCAAAATAACAGCTGGCGGGCGATTGAGAGTGAAAGCCGTAATACACTCCAAGCACATGCAAAAGGAATTGGTGATTGGTTCTATGATAAGAAACAAGCAGTACACGGACTTAAACAGCAAGTTCAACTTAACCCTTCAATAGATATTGTTCCTCATTTACGTCAAACCCTTGTTTCTGGTGGGTTTGGACTGAGTTATTACGGGAATAAAGAAGGTGAGATGTTCCGCCATGATCCTTTACTTAATAAACCGGGCTATGACCCAAGAGTGCGAGGTTGGTATAAACAAACATTGGCTGAGAATCGTGCCATTACTACTAAGCCCTATGTAAGTGTCACAATGCAAACCTTGGTGGTTACGCTGACTGACCCAGTCATAGAAAATGGTTCGATCATTGGTGTGGCGGCATCAAATCTAGCGTTGGACAAACTTATTCAAGATGTATTGGCAATTGAGGTTCCAGGTAATGGGCGTGCGATTCTAATTGATAAGCAAGGCACGGTCGTTGCTCATAAGAATAAAGACTTCATTCTTAAGCAAGTCAACGAGATTGCACCTGAGCTGAGCGTCTCTGGTTTAAATAGTGCCGCACAAAACCTCAAGACAATCTTCACTCAAGTTGATGGTGCTGAACGCGTCATCATGGCAGAACCCATTAAAGGGACTGATTGGCTCCTTGTGATTGAAATGGACAAAGAGGTGTTAGAACAACCGTTGTTCGATATGCTGGTCAGTCAGATAACAACAGGTTTGATTGTATTGATCGTTATGGCGGCGGCTACGTCGTGGTTTGTGGCTCGTCAATTAGTTGAACTTGGCCGAGTGAGTGAAGCACTGGCTGATATTGCGGAAGGGGATGGTGATTTAACACAGCGTCTTCAAGTGTCGAGTAAAGATGAAGTAGGGCAACTTGCCGATAAGTTTAATGTGTTTGTAGACCGACTCCATGGAATGATGGAAAACGTCACTCAAGTTTCAACGGCAATGAACAACGGTGCTGATCAAGCCAACAGTAGCGCATTAAAACGCAGTGAAAGTGTCAGTAGACAGCAAGATGAAATCGCTATGGTAGCGACTGCTGTGACTGAAATGGCGACAGCGACGTCTGAAATTGCGTCTAATGCGGACAACACAGCGAAAAGTGCGACTCACTCTGTGGAATTGAGTGAACAAGGTTTCCAGCAGATGGCTAAGAGCCAATCATCCATTAACGAGTTAGCAACTGAACTTACTAGCGCTGTTTCTATCATCAGTGAGTTGGAAGAGCATGGCCAACAAATTGCTTCTATCTTGGCAACTATTCGCGAAATAGCCGAGCAAACTAACTTGCTTGCGCTTAATGCGGCAATCGAAGCTGCAAGGGCGGGTGAACAAGGCCGCGGCTTTGCGGTAGTTGCCGATGAAGTTCGAGTGCTTTCTCAACGTACTCATGCTTCAACAGAAGAGATTGAAGACAAGATAAAACGCTTGCAACAAGCAACCAACGGCGCTGTCAAAGTGATGACACAAAGCCATGATATGGCGAAAACAAGCGTACACGATGTTGATATGGCAGGAGAAAGCTTGGCTCAAATCCGCGAAGCGATTCAGATGATCAGCGATATGGCTACCCAAATAGCCTCTGCGGCAGAAGAGCAGTCATTAGTGACGGCAGAAATAAACGCAAACACAGAGTCGGTTCGTGAAGTCAGCGATGTGATGGCGCTAGATGCGACAGATGCAGTTTCTCAGGCTGACCAACTGAGTCATTTGGCAAGTGATTTGAAACAAGAACTATCTCGATTCAAGCTTTAGTTTCGTGACCGATATTTGTTAGAACTTAAAAAGAGCACAAGCGATAACAAGCTTGTGCTCTTTGATTTATTATTCATAGTGCATTCTTAATGTCGTCTTTTTAATATTACTTAATTAGCAATATCTTATTTAAAATACTAACCTACATTAATTAGCAAAAGCTAACTAATATCAATTATTTCGTTTTATATTTGGCTCATAATGCGAGTAATAAGAAAGCGTAGTAAAATAATATTTTGTTCTATTTTTATTGAAAATGAGTTAAATGCTATTTATATTAATGACTTATTGTTGAGTTTTTGCTCTATGCGGGGTTCGGGTTAGTATTTTGTTCTTGGCTCTCCGGTTAGTAGGTGGTAGTGTGCTGTTTTTCTTGCAGATACAGTCACATACACTTTGATTACTCAAGTGTATGTATAAGCTTTTCTGCCTTCGTAAGACAAACTAATAAAGGTAAACCAAGATGGTATTTCTAACCGTTGTGTTAGCGATGTTTCTATGTGTGTTTGTTATTGCCTATTTAAAACTATCAATAGGCTCGCTTAAACACAGTGAGAATAGAAGTACTGACTTTCGATATGGGCAAGTGTTAAATAGTGAAGAATATTTTCAATCGTTAAAAAAAGATATCTTTGGTTTCGAGTATTTTTCTTCCCTAATGAAGCAAATTGAAGCTAGGAAAATGACCGTGTATTACCACCTTTCTTTAGTTAAGATTGGGCGATCTGAGCAGTCATTATACCGTTTGACACGAAAAGATAAGCTTCGCCAGAAACTGTATAAAGAGATAAACCAAAGTGTCTGCCCGACTTTTTTGAAAGTGTATAGTGATGAATATTTGGTTGTTGCATTCGCTGTTTATAAACCACTCGATAGTAAAGATGTAAAAGAAAAACAAAAGAAACTCATTGAACGATTACCTAATGAATTAGTGTTTGATGGAGGCTTGGTCGCAATGGATTACGCGATTTCATCCCTGTATATGTCGAGTAAATCGGTATTGGCCGATCTCGATAAGATGGAACGCCGACTCTCCTTTGGGATGAAAAAAGCGCTGAGCACTGTTGAAGGGTTGTACATTCACCAAGAAGAAAGCTATTGCTCTGCAATGAAGGAAAAATACTTAACTCGAGAGCTCTATCGATCAATTTGCTATGAAGAGCAGAGTTTTCATGTGGTTTACCAACCAATTTATGATGCTTTAAGTGATGAAAAGCCTTCTGCCTACGAAGCGCTGGTACGCTGGAACAATGAGCTGAACATTGGACCTGCTGATTTTGTCCCTGTATTAGAGCAACATGAGCACCTGCATTATCAATTTACCTTTATCGTATTGAAAAATGTCATTGGCGATCTTAAAGCTCGTTTATCGAGAAACCAGCTGATACCCCCAGTATCTGTAAATATTTCGACTAATGATCTATGCGCGCCTAATTTTGTCTCAGATGTTCTGGCTTTAACACTAACCTGCGAACCATTGCGTGAACGGTTGATATTTGAGATTACTGAAAACAATCAACTGATCTACAGTGATCAGTTAAAAGCCGTAGTTGAGTCGTTGACCAGTTTGGGTTTTAGGTTTTCTCTAGATGATTTTGGCAGCGGCTATGCAAATTTAGATGCGTTGAACTTACATTTTGTTTCCACCGTTAAAATTGATAAGCGTTATGTCGATGATATCGAAATAGACTCGCATAAGAAGCAAACACTGTTTCAAGTGCTTGAATTGTGTGCGCACTTTGGTCGACTTGTCGTGATTGAAGGCGTTGAAAACATTAGACAAGTTGAGATTATTAAAGCGCTTAAAAAGAGTAATATTTATATTCAGGGTTATTATTACGCGAAACCATGCGAAAAAACCAAGGCGTTTGCTTTGCTAGGTGCGTAGTGCCAACGGCCTGGATAGATAGGTTATCGATGGGATGACCGCTGCAATCCTATGACTTAGCGAGCAGCGTGACAAAGCGTAGCGCAATCGTCATCAATATTGACCACCGCGATACTATTTTTTCCATTTTTCTTTACTTGATACATGGCTGAATCGGCACGCTGGTAGACGTCTTCAAAGCGATGTTGATTACCTGTAAACAAGCATATACCGATACTAAATCCTAAGGTCAATGTAGCTTGCGAATGTTGGAGTGATACGGCTGAAAATGAGAGGAGTCGGTGACACAACTTCATTAGCTCAGTACGGTGCGAGTAGCTACAGAGTATGACGAATTCGTCTCCACCTAGTCTGCCAATTCTGCAGTTTTCCATCGCATTATTTTTGAGCCAAGCTGCAATCTCGAGCAGTAGGTCGTCTCCGGCTTTGTGTCCGAGCTCGTCATTGACGGCTTTGAAGTTATCTACATCAATGAATATCAACGCAGAGCCACTATCGCGGTGTGTTGCTAAGTGGTTTTGATAGCTCTCTAACATGGCTTTTCTGTTTAATAAGCCAGTAAGAGGATCACTGTTTGCTAAGGTTGCGAGTTGGATTTCGTAGCGCTTTTCTTGCGTAATGTCGGTATGTGTACCCATCATGCGAAGTGGCAGCCCATTGTCGTCATATTCCACAACGCGGCCACGGTCTGATACCCAGCTGTCTGTTCCGTCTTTGTGGATCATTCGGTGCATGATTTGATAGAAATCGGTTTTGCCATTGATATGGTCTTCAAATGCTCTCACGGTAAAGTCATAATCTTCAGGGTGTAATTTGCTTTTCCACATGTCGACCGTTGCACTTAGTTCATTCGCCTGATAGCCAAGCATCTTACCCCACTCAACGTTGAATATGGTCAATGAACCACTAGGGACATGCTGCTCCCATAGACAAAGGCCAGTGCCATCTAGTGTCACGCTGAGTTTCTCTTGTAAGCGGGCGTTTTCTTGTTTTAATCGTTTATTTTCCGCTTCAAGCTGTTTGATTTTATTTAAGTATTCATCCATGAAGTACGCCTTAAGCCCGCAGATTCCGTGCAGGATCTTTTTAATCTACGGCTAACAATAACCTAAGATTCATGCTTTATAAAATTCTGAGTGTTAAGGCGCAACAAAATAAATGATAGTGATAATTGATATCGGTGATTCGTGTTCACTTCTCGACATAAATCTAGCCCTGTATCAGAGAAAGATGTGACGATCTTGTGAGCAAGTAGAGGTAAATGATTAGAAATAGGTTGCCAAAAATTATAACTTATATACAAATGTAATAATTCGCAGAACAGGATGTAGGAGTTCAGCAGGATGCGAGCGGCAAATTCAGAATATCTATTAGCAGCACTTAGAAGTGTGATTAAAACAAAAGGGCGGACTTATCGCGATCTCGCAGATGAAGTAGGTGTGCCTCTTTCAACGTTTAAGCGTCATCTATATAGCCCCAATATTACGTTGGAGAGGTTACTCGATTATTGCCGTGAGATAGACACCACATTAGAAGAACTGCAAAAATTGGCCGTCAAGCTTCAGCATGACAATGAGAGTTTTTTTAATAACACTCAAGATGAGATCTTTTTTCAGTTTCCTCACTTGTATGATTTCTATCGAGAACTTAGGCATATTAGGCATCGCGACAGTCATGACCACATGAAAAAGAAATACGGTTTGGACGAGGCATCGACGTACGCGTACTTCAGAGCGCTTGAGTTGCTTGGATTAGTCAAGCTAACGGATGACAATAAAACGCAGCTCAATGGCCCCTTGTATTACCGCTTTTCTGAAGACTCGAAATTGAGCCTGAAGTACAAAGATATCCTTAAAGCGCAAGCACTGGAAAACCCTAACTGTGTTCGAGTGGGGTTTTCGCGTATGAATCTCAAAGAATCTCAACTTGATGCCTTGAATAAGATGCTCACTCAAGAGGTGCTTAAATATCATACGGAGAACATGAAGAAAGATGACGATGGTGAAGGCGCTCTGTGTAACGTTTTATTGTTTGTCACACCACACGAAACGTTACGGTTCTCAGAGGGAATACGAACGCTTCCCAACGATTTCTTGTCTCAAGTTCGGTCGCAAATCGCGCGGATTGAAGCTTAAAAAGAACAATAAAAAACCAGACTTGATGTCTGGTTTTTTATTGTTTTAGTTTCAGGCTATTAAGTCGTTTCAATTCTGTGGCATGCGACATAATGATGGTTGTCGACGTGCTTTAACTGAGGGTAGTCGGTTTTGCACTGCTCTGTCGCAGAATGGCATCTTGATTCAAAATGACATCCTTTGGGAGGAGAGATAGGAGAGGGTACATCGCCTTTAAGCGGCTCTCGTTTTTTTCTCGATCGCGGATCGGGTAATGGGATGGCAGAGATCAACGCTTGGGTGTAAGGATGCTGCGGGCGGGCAAAAAGCGAGTCGGTATCACTCATTTCAACAATGCGGCCAAGGTACATGACCGCTATATTGTCAGAGATGTGCCTCACAACGGATAAATCATGAGCAATGAATACTAACGCGAGGTTCATCGTCGCCTGCAGATCAAGAAGAAGATTGATGATTTGTGATTGGACGGAAACATCGAGCGCTGATACGGCTTCGTCGCAGACGATGAGTTTCGGGTTCAACGCAATAGCACGAGCGATCCCAATGCGTTGACGTTGCCCTCCAGAGAATTCATGAGGGTATCGCTCTGCCGCTGATTCTGGTAACCCAACTTTAATGAGCAATTCTTTGACCTTTTGAGTTCGCTCTACTTGGGTCCCTATTTTATGAATGTCGAAGGGCTCTTGCAAAATCCGCCCAATGGTATGGCGGCTATTGAGGCTTTCCATCGGGTCTTGGAAAATGATTTGAATTTCTTTACGCAACGAAACCATTTGCCTAGCGGTAAAATGGGTGATGTCTTGGCCGTCGTAAATGATCTGCCCTGAGGTCGGCTCATTGAGTTTAAGCAGTGAGCGGCCAAGTGAACTTTTTCCGCACCCTGATTCGCCAACCAGCCCGAGTGTTTCCCCTGCTTTGACGGTGAATGAAACACCGTCAACCGCGTAGGTATAAACATTGTCGCTAAATAGCCCTTTGCGAATCAAATAATGTTGTTTGAGATTGCGTACTTCTAAGAGAGTGTTAGCCATTTACGTTTCCTTCCTCTGACATAAGAAAGCAGCTGACGGAGTGATGATGACCAATAGACATCAGTTTCGGTATTCGGGTGGCACATTGCGGCATTTGGTATTGGCACCGGCTTCGAAATCGGCAGCCAGATGGCATCTCGTGCAAGCTGGGTACTGAACCCGGAATGGTGCCAAGTTGTGATTTTGGTTCGCCATCCATTCTTGGAATTGACTGAAGTAGTCCTTGCGTATATGGGTGGCGTGGAGAATCAAATAAGGTATAGACGTCGGCTTTTTCAACGACATTACCTGCGTACATAACCACCACTTCGTCACAACTTTGAGCGACGACCCCCATATCATGAGTGATCAACACAATGGCCATGTTGCTCTTGTCTTGCATCTCGCTCATCAAATCGAGTATTTGAGCCTGCACCGTAACGTCTAATGCGGTTGTTGGTTCATCGGCAATCAAGACATCAGGGTTGCAAGCTAGTGCGATCGCGATCATCACACGTTGACGCATGCCTCCTGATAGCTCGTGAGGGTAGTTATTGATTCTTTGTTCGGCGGCAGGAATGCCGACTTGTTTTAACATCTCTATCGCTGCCTGTTTTTGCTGTTTGCGCGATAGGTCAGGTTTGTGCAGTTCATACACCTCGCAAAGTTGTTTCCCGATAGTATGAACAGGGTTTAACGCCGTCATAGGATCTTGGAAAATCATCGAGATTTCATTACCACGAGTTTGGTACAGTGCTTCTGCTGGCATTTGTACAAGATCTTTGCCCTTGTAAAGAATTGAGCCCGCCGTTATTTTTCCGTATGGATGAGGGAGTAGCCCCATGATGGATGCGGCGGTCACACTTTTACCACACCCAGACTCACCAACAATACCAATGGTTTTTCCCTTAGAGACATCAAAAGAAACCTCATTGAGAACGGTGATATCACCATCATCCGTTGTAAAGGTTGTTTCAAGGCCTTCCACTGACAAAATACAATCATTTTTCATGCTTACAGGATCCATTACTTCTGAGCGAAACGCTTTTCTATTCGCGTTACTGAAGGATACGACTGGCCAGATTTAAGAGCTTTCATGGTGGTTTTTTTCTCTTCCAAATCTATCCAGAACAAGCCGTACTCCATGCTTTTTGCATCTAGAATATCGCGAGACAAGGCGGTACCGATGTTTTTGGAAGCTTGACGTAACGCCAATGCGCCGCTCTTGAAAATGGCACTGAATAGGTAGGAATAACACAATCGCACTGGGCTATTTTTTCTTGAATTAGACGAGACAACGTCGCCTTCTTGTCGACGTTAAATTCAGAGTCGTATTGTTCGATTAGGCTATCCATCGCGGGATCGGCAAAGTTGGTAAAGTTGTTAGTTTGTGGCTTGGCGTTCGAAGAGTGAAAATACTGCCAATACACGGGCATTTGTGGGGCGCCCATGCCCAAAAATGCGGCTTGGTGTTTTTTCTCAAGTAATGATTTGAAGCCTGTTGCCCCGTCTACCAACTTGAGCTCAATTTCTAGCCCCGCTTTTTTCGCTTCCTCTTTCAAAACGATCACGCGAGGTGAGTGCATTTTGGATAAATAGGTTAGCGTGATGCTCAAGCGCTCACCTGCTTGGTTTATGCGAATGCCGTCTTTGTCTAAAGCGCTGTACCCGGCCATGTCAAAGTACTTGTCTGCCAGTGCCAAGTCGAACGCTTTGGCTTGGATTTGCTTGTTGTCGTAGTCGCCAAAACCTGAACCAAAACTTTGCTGATGGGTATAGTCACCACGCAGCGCAATGTCGATCATTTTCGGTACATTCATAGAGTGGGCGATACCACGTCGTAGATCCGAATTTCCCATTTTGTCTGCATTTAGGTTAAGCCAAACGCCTGCCGCTCCTTGAGGGGATTGGTTAAAAAACCATTCTTTGACGAGAAAGCCGCGGTCGTACAAATCGCCTTTCGCTTTTTCGTGCCAGATGGAAGGGAAGACCATGTAATAGGCATCAAGCTCGCCTTTTTCAAAGTACTTAATGGAAATGTCCGAGTCACGGATGACTTTTAGCATGATGTGGTTAACGTTGTAGCGATGCTGATAGTATTTATTGCCGTAGCCCCACCAGTTATCGACTTTCGACAGCTTAACGTACTTGCCTTTCTTGATTTTGGCGACCTCGTACGGCCCCGTTACGGGTTCTGCTTTCCAGTTGTAACGTTTGACAAAATTATTTGGGATGCCCTTAGGGTAAAAGTGAGCGGGTTTTGGCAAAATATTCAGACGCATGAGCAATTCGTCGTTAGCCAGCTCGTTGGCTGAATGCAGGGCAAAGGTATGCTTATCAAAGATGGTGATCCCTGCGATTTTATTGGTATAGAAGTCTTGATACCAAGGGGCTTTGGTGTGTTTACTTCGCATGTAATCAAACACAAAACCAAAGTCCTTGCTGGTGACGGGCTTACCATCCGTCCAGCGTGCATTTTCATCCAGTTTAAAATAGACGGTTTTGTGGTCGTCGCCTATGGCCCACTGTTTTGCAAGCGCTGGTAGGTATTGACGGGTGTTTGGATGTTGCTGAATGAGAGAAGGATTACCATCCATAATAAACGCACGAAAGCTACCATTTGAATCTGGCCCAACGGTACGCATGGTCAGTGGAAAGCTGTTGATGTGAATACGATAAGTGCCACCTTGTTTGGCGTTGCTATCTGCGAAGGTTGGCTGTTCGTTGTTAGAAACCCAATTTAACCCTTGCGGCACAGAGTCAGCGCTCGCAATGGATGGAAAAAACGTGCCGAGTATTAACAGCAATAACGATGTAAACAGTGTTTTCATAGTGTCTCCAAACTCTTTGTAATAGGGTGCTACCTTGCACTCTTGTTTTATTGTGTATTTGAGATAATCAGACGTATCGGGTGTATTTTTTCGGGTCAAAGGCTTCTCGAACTCCTTCGCCAATAAACGTCACCATGGTTAAAACCAGAACGATGGCACATACGACGGAGCTTATGATCCAATAGGCGTCCAAATTAGACTTACCTTGTTGCAGCAAGTCGCCCCAACTTGGTGTCGGTGGCATCAGCCCAAGTCCGAGGTAATCTAATGCGGTTAAGGTGGTGATATTGGCGACAATGCCAAAGGGCGCGAGCGTGACAATCATGACCATGGTGTTAGGCAGAATGTGTTTGATGATCACCCTGAACGTACCAGCGCCTTGAGCGCGCGCTGCCGTGACATATTCACGTGCTTTTTCTTTATAGGTCATGGTCCGCATATACCAGGTGATGCTGATCCAACCGAATAGAACATTGATAAAGACAAAAAGGAGAAAACTTGGCTGAATGATCGACACCATGATCATGATGACGTACAAAAACGGTACCATTGACCACACTTCGATAAACCTCTGCATGATCAGGTCAAATCGACCGCCGAGATATCCCATAAGTGAGCCGACAAGCACCCCAATGGTGTATGAGATAGCAAGCGTTAACATGGCAAACCAAATGGCAATCCTAAAGCCATATACCAAACGCGCCAGAACATCTCGGCCAGATTGGTCGGTACCCAAGTAATGTTTTTCTGTCACGGATGGCGCAGTAGGAGGGTAATTCGTGCCATCGAAGTCTTGTTCGTACGGGTCCCAAGGTACGAGAGGCATTAAGACCCAATTCCCTTGATTTTGGTTTTTAAAAAGGTGTTCAAGTTCGCGATAGTCCGCCTCATATTCATAATCTTGCCCGAATGTTCGGCCACTTATTACGTGAGTGTAAGTTGGGAAATGCCATTCTCCCTGATACGAAACCATTAGCGCCTTATTGTTGACTAATAATTCAGCGACAGAAGACAGCAAAACCAAAGTGGTTAGGATAAGAAAAGAGAAATAACTGCGTTTTATCGAACGAAATCGTTTCAGTTTTTTCTTAGTTAGTGGGTCAATTTGCATACATTAATGTCCAAATTTCACTCGAGGATCGACGGCTGCAACACAGAGATCAGATAAGATATTGCCAAACATCAGCAGTAGAGATGAAATGGTTAAGATACCCATCACAACGGGGTAATCTCGCTCGATGATGGATTCATAGCCGAGAAGCCCAATACCATCGATGTTAAATACCACTTCGATAAGAAAAGAGCCGGCCACGAATACAGAAACGACATTCCCTAGATGGCTCGCAATCGGGATCAGGCTGTTTCTTAATGCGTGCTTTCTTACCGCTTTGTTAAATGGCAAGCCCTTG
This DNA window, taken from Vibrio tapetis subsp. tapetis, encodes the following:
- a CDS encoding ABC transporter permease, which codes for MQIDPLTKKKLKRFRSIKRSYFSFLILTTLVLLSSVAELLVNNKALMVSYQGEWHFPTYTHVISGRTFGQDYEYEADYRELEHLFKNQNQGNWVLMPLVPWDPYEQDFDGTNYPPTAPSVTEKHYLGTDQSGRDVLARLVYGFRIAIWFAMLTLAISYTIGVLVGSLMGYLGGRFDLIMQRFIEVWSMVPFLYVIMIMVSIIQPSFLLFVFINVLFGWISITWYMRTMTYKEKAREYVTAARAQGAGTFRVIIKHILPNTMVMIVTLAPFGIVANITTLTALDYLGLGLMPPTPSWGDLLQQGKSNLDAYWIISSVVCAIVLVLTMVTFIGEGVREAFDPKKYTRYV